One genomic region from Cyanobium usitatum str. Tous encodes:
- a CDS encoding RNA methyltransferase: MAPLPEQVLLSELLRRHVRCDQGLDHGAGVKVWMHPPVHRVLGWVSKPSAFGNRREVWRLNQLRGIAELEVLVQGEPAETELGVLEKLPTLIDAAVLDRRQQPIGTLADAAIELRSGRIRHYLVSRSDPRLPGSSRWRLSLDRLLDQQPGQVLTALESIDDLPLARASVRQEFLRRSRRWRDQVQEAGNRFEERLEGWLEEPPWQEPEGLEQPYETDYPPRRRRSGPPAEEEDPWI; the protein is encoded by the coding sequence GTGGCTCCCCTTCCGGAGCAGGTTCTGCTGAGTGAGTTGCTGCGTCGTCATGTCCGCTGCGATCAGGGGCTCGATCACGGTGCCGGCGTGAAGGTGTGGATGCATCCCCCTGTGCATCGGGTGCTGGGTTGGGTTTCAAAGCCGTCGGCTTTTGGCAATCGCCGCGAGGTGTGGCGTCTCAACCAGTTGCGGGGCATTGCCGAGCTGGAAGTACTTGTGCAGGGAGAACCAGCTGAAACAGAGCTTGGTGTGTTGGAGAAGCTGCCGACCTTGATCGATGCGGCTGTGCTGGATCGCCGCCAGCAACCGATTGGCACCTTGGCCGATGCCGCCATCGAGTTGCGTAGCGGCCGTATTCGCCACTACCTGGTGAGTCGCAGTGATCCACGCCTGCCGGGCAGCAGCCGTTGGCGATTGAGCTTGGATCGCCTGCTGGATCAGCAGCCAGGCCAGGTGCTCACCGCCCTGGAGAGCATCGACGACCTGCCCCTAGCCCGGGCAAGTGTGCGGCAAGAGTTTTTGCGTCGTTCAAGGCGGTGGCGCGATCAGGTGCAGGAGGCGGGCAACCGATTTGAGGAGCGGCTGGAGGGCTGGCTTGAGGAGCCGCCCTGGCAGGAGCCGGAGGGGTTAGAGCAGCCCTACGAAACCGATTACCCCCCTCGCCGCCGCCGGTCTGGTCCTCCTGCTGAAGAGGAAGATCCCTGGATTTGA
- the thrC gene encoding threonine synthase, which translates to MQDWPGLIEAYRRWLPVSDRTPVITLREGSTPLIPAPVIAERIGRGVKVYLKYDGLNPTGSFKDRGMTMAISKAKEAGSEAVICASTGNTSAAAAAYARRGGMRAFVLIPDGYVAQGKLAQALLYGAEVIAIQGNFDKALAIVQEVANKYPVTLVNSVNPYRLQGQKTAAFEVVDALGEAPDWLCIPVGNAGNISAYWMGFNEYLKEGHCRKLPRMMGFQAAGSAPLVLGHTVEQPDTIATAIRIGNPVNREKALNVRSESGGSFMAVTDAEIIDAYKLLGSGEGVFCEPASAASVAGLLKHHQEVPQGATVVCVLTGNGLKDPTTAIENNDARFHTGLEADTAKVAEVMGF; encoded by the coding sequence ATGCAGGACTGGCCTGGGCTGATCGAGGCCTATCGGCGCTGGCTGCCAGTTTCAGATCGCACACCCGTAATCACCCTGCGGGAGGGTTCCACACCCCTGATCCCAGCACCGGTGATCGCCGAGCGGATCGGCCGCGGCGTCAAGGTCTATCTGAAATACGACGGCCTCAACCCCACCGGCTCCTTTAAAGACCGGGGCATGACCATGGCGATTTCCAAAGCCAAGGAAGCCGGCTCTGAAGCGGTGATCTGCGCCAGCACGGGCAACACCTCTGCTGCTGCGGCCGCCTACGCCCGCCGCGGCGGCATGCGGGCCTTCGTGCTGATCCCAGATGGCTATGTGGCCCAGGGAAAGCTGGCCCAAGCCCTGCTCTACGGCGCCGAGGTAATCGCCATCCAGGGCAACTTCGACAAAGCCCTGGCGATCGTGCAGGAAGTTGCCAACAAATATCCGGTCACCCTGGTGAATTCGGTGAACCCCTACCGATTGCAGGGCCAAAAAACCGCCGCCTTCGAGGTGGTGGATGCCCTTGGTGAAGCGCCGGACTGGCTTTGCATCCCGGTTGGTAACGCGGGCAACATCAGCGCCTACTGGATGGGATTCAACGAGTACTTAAAAGAGGGCCATTGCCGCAAGCTGCCCCGAATGATGGGCTTTCAAGCGGCGGGTTCTGCTCCCTTGGTGCTGGGCCACACGGTTGAGCAGCCAGACACCATCGCCACGGCGATCCGCATCGGCAACCCGGTGAATCGCGAAAAGGCCCTAAACGTGCGCAGCGAAAGCGGTGGCAGCTTCATGGCCGTCACCGACGCTGAAATCATCGACGCCTACAAGCTGCTGGGCAGCGGCGAGGGCGTGTTCTGCGAGCCAGCTAGTGCTGCCTCGGTTGCAGGCCTGCTCAAGCACCACCAGGAGGTGCCCCAGGGAGCCACGGTGGTTTGTGTGCTCACCGGCAACGGTCTCAAGGATCCAACCACCGCCATCGAAAACAATGACGCCCGCTTCCATACCGGTCTGGAGGCGGACACCGCCAAGGTGGCCGAAGTGATGGGTTTTTAA
- the dnaN gene encoding DNA polymerase III subunit beta produces MKLVCSQSELSSSLQLVSRAVASRPTHPVLANVLLTADAGTGRLSLTGFDLSLGIQTSISASVETSGAITLPARLFGEIVSRLSSDSPITLNCAEGSEQVELTSLSGSYQMRGMPADDFPDLPLVQSGTPIRLEAEALVKGLRATLFASSGDEAKQLLTGVHLDLDPAGLECAATDGHRLAVLRLAHATASGQNEAEEPFAVTVPARSLRELERLLSGRQSEEPLSLFCDRGQVVFLWADQVLTSRSLDGTYPNYRQLIPDSFTRTINLERRALVSALERVAVLADQHNNVVKLSAEPATGQILIQADAQDVGSGSEGLAATIEGEAIQIAFNVRYLLDGLKAMACDRVLLQCNAPTTPAILTPVEGDQFTYLVMPVQIRS; encoded by the coding sequence ATGAAGCTGGTCTGCTCCCAGTCTGAACTCAGCTCCAGCCTGCAGCTGGTGAGCCGGGCCGTGGCCAGTCGCCCCACCCATCCTGTGCTGGCCAACGTGCTGCTCACCGCTGATGCGGGCACGGGACGACTCAGCCTCACCGGTTTTGATCTCAGCCTGGGTATCCAGACCAGCATCAGTGCCAGCGTTGAAACCAGCGGCGCCATCACCCTGCCGGCCCGGTTGTTTGGCGAAATTGTTTCGCGCCTCTCGAGTGATAGCCCGATCACCCTCAATTGCGCTGAGGGTTCCGAGCAGGTGGAGCTCACCAGCCTTTCGGGCAGCTACCAGATGCGGGGCATGCCTGCCGATGATTTTCCCGACCTGCCCCTAGTGCAGAGCGGTACGCCGATCCGTTTGGAAGCGGAAGCCCTGGTTAAGGGTTTGCGCGCCACGCTTTTTGCCAGCAGTGGCGATGAAGCCAAGCAACTGCTCACTGGTGTGCACCTGGACCTTGATCCGGCCGGGCTGGAATGTGCGGCAACCGATGGCCATCGTCTGGCCGTGCTCCGGCTTGCCCACGCGACCGCCTCTGGCCAAAACGAAGCCGAGGAGCCTTTTGCCGTCACCGTGCCAGCTCGCTCGTTGCGGGAGCTGGAGCGTCTGCTCTCAGGACGTCAATCTGAAGAGCCCTTGAGCCTGTTTTGCGATCGCGGCCAGGTGGTGTTCCTCTGGGCCGACCAGGTGCTCACCAGCCGCAGCCTTGATGGCACCTACCCCAATTACCGCCAGCTGATTCCAGATAGCTTCACTCGCACGATCAACCTCGAGCGCCGCGCTTTGGTGTCGGCCCTTGAGCGGGTGGCGGTGCTTGCTGATCAGCACAACAATGTCGTCAAGCTCAGCGCCGAGCCCGCCACCGGTCAAATATTGATTCAGGCCGATGCCCAGGACGTGGGCAGTGGTTCTGAAGGACTCGCAGCCACCATCGAGGGTGAAGCGATTCAGATTGCCTTCAACGTGCGCTACCTGCTCGATGGTCTCAAGGCCATGGCCTGTGATCGGGTGCTGTTGCAGTGCAACGCCCCCACCACGCCGGCGATTTTGACGCCTGTGGAAGGGGATCAATTCACCTACCTGGTGATGCCCGTTCAGATCCGCAGCTGA
- the recN gene encoding DNA repair protein RecN — MLTGLRLSNIALIERLELSFSEGFTVLTGETGAGKSILLDALDALLGGAQGSAGARLLRRGAERGTIEASFSLSPPLQAWLQQQELEVEEGELLLSREWRLTEERLSSRNRLNGVVVSRAQIQELRPLLLDLTVQGQTQQLARPGQQRRWLDRFGGETLPPLLEPVAAAWRHWKQAAAALEQARSDWDQLQQQRAAQEQLLADLEAAQLHDPQERQQLQNEENRLAHGVRLQEGVMVLLGRLLEGAEQAPSVLDHLAACEQELLQMEALDGGVSELRSCCSDGLAALQDLARDLDRYGSGLDSDPESLAELQERMAQLKALERRHGQDLAGLITLRDRLRQQLAPGGGEASLEALELAEQRARQRRDQANASLSAARRQAATALEQQLMQALRPMGLANVRFAVAIAPAPAGEEGADAVQFQFSANPGVPLAPLAEVASGGEMSRFLLALKTCLAAADQHVTLLFDEIDTGVSGRVSGAMAELLARLAKQRQVFCVTHQPLVAAAADHHFRVSKQVLEGVTHTRVSQLRDTQARQAELAELAGGDSGEARSYAASLLDQHGR, encoded by the coding sequence GTGCTCACGGGACTGCGCCTCAGCAACATCGCCCTGATCGAGCGGCTGGAGCTCAGCTTCAGCGAGGGCTTCACGGTGCTGACCGGTGAGACGGGAGCAGGTAAATCGATCCTGCTTGATGCCCTCGATGCTCTTTTGGGTGGTGCCCAGGGCAGCGCCGGCGCCCGGCTGCTGCGCCGCGGCGCTGAGCGCGGCACGATCGAGGCCAGCTTCAGCCTTTCGCCCCCTTTGCAGGCCTGGTTGCAGCAGCAGGAGCTGGAGGTTGAGGAGGGCGAACTGCTGCTTTCGCGCGAGTGGCGCCTCACGGAGGAGCGTCTGAGCAGCCGCAATCGGCTTAATGGCGTGGTGGTGAGTCGGGCCCAGATCCAGGAGCTGCGCCCCCTGCTGCTCGATCTCACCGTTCAGGGCCAAACCCAGCAGCTGGCGCGGCCCGGTCAGCAGCGCCGCTGGCTGGATCGCTTTGGCGGCGAAACCCTTCCGCCTCTGCTGGAGCCGGTGGCGGCGGCCTGGCGTCATTGGAAACAGGCGGCGGCGGCGTTGGAGCAGGCCCGCAGCGACTGGGACCAGCTACAGCAGCAGCGCGCGGCCCAGGAGCAATTGCTGGCCGACCTGGAGGCGGCCCAGCTGCATGATCCCCAGGAGCGTCAGCAGCTCCAAAACGAGGAAAACCGCCTCGCCCATGGGGTGCGGCTGCAGGAGGGGGTGATGGTTTTGCTGGGCCGCTTGCTGGAGGGTGCAGAGCAGGCGCCATCGGTGCTGGATCACCTGGCAGCTTGCGAACAGGAGCTGCTGCAGATGGAGGCCTTAGATGGCGGCGTTAGTGAGCTGCGCAGTTGCTGCAGCGATGGTTTGGCGGCTTTGCAGGATCTGGCCCGTGATCTCGATCGCTACGGATCGGGTCTTGATAGTGACCCAGAAAGCTTGGCGGAGCTGCAGGAGCGCATGGCCCAGCTCAAGGCCCTGGAGCGGCGCCATGGCCAGGATTTGGCTGGTTTGATCACCCTGCGCGATCGCCTGCGGCAGCAACTGGCCCCCGGCGGTGGCGAAGCTTCCCTGGAGGCCCTGGAGCTGGCGGAGCAGCGAGCCCGCCAGCGCCGTGATCAGGCCAACGCCTCGCTCAGCGCCGCCCGCCGCCAGGCCGCCACTGCCTTGGAGCAGCAACTGATGCAGGCGCTGCGGCCGATGGGCTTGGCCAATGTGCGCTTCGCGGTGGCGATTGCACCGGCGCCCGCGGGAGAGGAGGGAGCCGATGCGGTGCAGTTTCAGTTTTCCGCCAACCCGGGTGTGCCCCTGGCGCCCCTGGCTGAGGTGGCCTCAGGCGGTGAGATGTCGCGCTTTCTGCTGGCTCTGAAAACCTGTCTGGCGGCGGCAGACCAGCACGTCACCCTGCTTTTCGATGAGATCGATACGGGCGTGAGTGGCCGGGTGAGCGGTGCCATGGCTGAATTACTGGCCCGCCTGGCTAAGCAGCGCCAGGTGTTTTGCGTCACCCACCAACCCCTGGTGGCCGCGGCGGCAGACCACCACTTCCGCGTCTCCAAGCAGGTGTTGGAGGGTGTCACCCATACGCGGGTGTCCCAGCTGCGGGACACCCAGGCCCGTCAGGCGGAGCTGGCCGAACTGGCGGGTGGTGATTCCGGCGAGGCCCGCAGCTATGCCGCCAGCCTGCTGGATCAACACGGTCGCTAA
- a CDS encoding alpha/beta hydrolase, with translation MQKALIGRKRQALVGIALGLSLVVPWPAVSLPPAGAAENLVFVSGAFRRSIAVADLEHLAKTGQARGLLADVLSLSRQNPQEIAKLLNQSVSLPVTLVSRLLNTRIGEAILQRLAVIVFPLKASQAGIPAMRSAMVMGVVEGNGSISALSFLRAYPAQEMEVSIPALMNLLSKASSITELVRFFSESPLDGLRGDAPAAAP, from the coding sequence ATGCAAAAAGCGTTGATAGGCCGCAAACGTCAGGCCCTTGTTGGCATCGCCCTGGGCCTGAGCCTGGTCGTTCCCTGGCCTGCGGTCAGCCTGCCGCCAGCTGGTGCTGCGGAAAATCTGGTGTTTGTAAGCGGTGCCTTTCGCCGCTCCATCGCCGTTGCCGACCTGGAGCATCTGGCCAAAACCGGCCAGGCCCGGGGCCTGCTCGCCGATGTGTTGAGCCTCAGCCGCCAAAATCCCCAGGAGATCGCCAAGCTGCTGAATCAGTCGGTGAGCCTGCCGGTAACCCTGGTGAGCAGGCTGCTCAACACCCGAATCGGCGAGGCAATCCTGCAGCGTCTAGCTGTAATCGTGTTTCCGCTCAAGGCATCCCAGGCCGGTATCCCAGCCATGCGCTCCGCCATGGTTATGGGGGTGGTTGAGGGCAACGGTTCGATATCTGCCCTTTCTTTCTTGCGCGCTTACCCCGCCCAGGAGATGGAAGTGAGCATCCCCGCCTTGATGAACCTGCTCAGCAAAGCCAGCTCGATAACCGAGCTGGTGCGCTTCTTCTCCGAATCACCGCTTGATGGCTTGCGCGGCGACGCGCCAGCTGCTGCGCCGTAG
- a CDS encoding ABC1 kinase family protein, producing the protein MDPDNNQAELGDFLEAAGLLSYDPAAITRIYTGHPQRLFRRLWQTLVPIGLYLLGVGFDWLTGRLKATEVARSRAKEAADLVASLGPAFIKAGQALSTRPDIVPPLLLEELAQLQDQLPGFDSALAMACIEEDLGAAVLDIYEQLDAEPISAASLGQVHKGVLKGGQAVAVKVQRPGLREQITLDLYIVRNIASWLNQNVGLIRSDLVALIDELGKRVFEEMDYFNEAANAERFAELHAHNPRITVPRIYHQATSRRVLTMEWMEGVKLTNLEAVRGIGVDPDDMVNVGVNCSLQQLLEHGFFHADPHPGNLLAMADGRLAYLDFGMMSEVSRESRTGLIQAVVHLVNRSFGKLSKDFVSLGFLAEDVNLEPIVPAFEKVFGQAIEQGVSRMDFKAVTDDLSGVMYRFPFQVPPYYALIIRSLVTLEGIALSVDPEFKILGAAYPYFARRLMEDPDPTLRQSLKEMLFDGDIFRWQRLDNLIASASQGAQLDLEGLLDQVLSFLFSANGGLLRQQLVDAIVGRMDAMAWQTTLRIGKRLPERFQPPGLRRHRLSEAGEPLLDLEPVRQLMGILNALPGFEPQMLLRRLPRLVGEPELRQMGVQLAKGLAERSMVRLVRDVLVAA; encoded by the coding sequence ATGGATCCCGACAACAACCAAGCCGAGTTGGGTGACTTTCTAGAGGCCGCTGGCCTGCTGAGCTACGACCCGGCCGCCATCACCCGGATTTACACCGGCCACCCGCAACGGCTATTCCGGCGCCTGTGGCAAACCCTGGTGCCAATCGGGCTTTACCTACTTGGGGTGGGTTTTGACTGGCTCACCGGGCGCCTCAAAGCTACGGAGGTAGCCAGGTCCCGCGCCAAGGAGGCAGCGGATCTGGTGGCTTCGCTCGGCCCCGCTTTCATCAAGGCCGGCCAGGCCCTCTCCACCCGGCCCGACATCGTGCCGCCACTGCTGCTGGAGGAACTTGCCCAGCTGCAAGACCAGCTGCCGGGCTTCGACTCCGCCCTGGCAATGGCCTGCATCGAAGAGGACCTGGGCGCTGCCGTACTCGATATCTACGAGCAACTGGACGCCGAGCCGATCTCGGCCGCTTCCCTAGGCCAAGTGCACAAGGGCGTGCTCAAGGGAGGTCAGGCGGTGGCCGTGAAGGTGCAGCGCCCGGGCCTGCGGGAGCAGATCACGCTCGACCTCTACATCGTGCGCAACATCGCTTCCTGGCTGAACCAAAACGTCGGCCTAATCCGCTCCGACCTGGTGGCCCTGATCGATGAACTGGGCAAGCGGGTGTTTGAGGAGATGGACTACTTCAACGAAGCCGCCAACGCCGAGCGCTTCGCCGAATTACACGCCCACAACCCCCGGATCACCGTTCCCCGCATCTACCACCAGGCCACCAGCCGCCGGGTGCTCACCATGGAATGGATGGAGGGGGTGAAACTCACCAATCTCGAAGCGGTGCGCGGTATCGGCGTCGACCCCGACGACATGGTGAACGTCGGTGTTAACTGCAGCCTGCAGCAACTACTGGAGCACGGCTTTTTCCACGCCGACCCCCACCCCGGCAACCTGTTGGCTATGGCAGATGGCCGGCTCGCCTACCTCGACTTCGGCATGATGAGCGAGGTGAGCCGCGAGTCACGCACCGGCCTGATTCAGGCGGTTGTGCACCTGGTTAATCGCAGCTTCGGCAAGCTGAGTAAGGATTTCGTCAGCCTGGGCTTCCTGGCCGAAGACGTAAATCTCGAGCCGATAGTGCCGGCTTTTGAAAAGGTGTTCGGTCAAGCGATAGAGCAGGGAGTCAGCCGCATGGATTTCAAAGCGGTCACAGATGACCTTTCCGGCGTGATGTATCGCTTCCCCTTCCAGGTGCCGCCCTACTACGCCCTAATTATTCGCTCCCTGGTGACCCTGGAGGGCATCGCCCTCAGCGTTGATCCCGAGTTCAAGATCCTTGGCGCCGCCTACCCCTACTTCGCCCGGCGGCTGATGGAAGACCCTGATCCCACCCTGCGCCAGAGCCTCAAGGAGATGCTCTTCGACGGCGACATCTTCCGCTGGCAAAGGCTAGACAACCTGATCGCTAGCGCCTCCCAAGGAGCCCAGCTCGATCTCGAAGGTCTGCTCGATCAGGTGCTGAGCTTTCTTTTCTCAGCCAACGGCGGGCTGCTACGCCAACAGCTGGTAGACGCCATCGTGGGCCGCATGGATGCCATGGCCTGGCAAACCACCCTGCGCATCGGTAAACGCCTACCGGAGCGGTTCCAACCTCCAGGTCTGCGTCGTCACCGTTTGAGCGAGGCGGGTGAACCCCTGCTCGACCTAGAGCCGGTGCGCCAGTTGATGGGCATACTCAATGCCCTGCCCGGCTTCGAGCCCCAGATGCTGCTGCGCCGCCTGCCACGCCTTGTGGGAGAACCGGAACTACGCCAGATGGGAGTTCAACTAGCCAAGGGACTGGCCGAGCGCAGCATGGTGCGCCTGGTGCGAGATGTGCTCGTCGCCGCCTGA